A DNA window from Kitasatospora atroaurantiaca contains the following coding sequences:
- a CDS encoding enoyl-CoA hydratase/isomerase family protein, giving the protein MTTDVLLHTDGRAGRIVLNRPRALNALTHEMLLTVRQALETWAADDAVATVVLTGAGERGLCAGADIRALHDDAKAGGAGARSFFRDEYLLNHRISQYPKPYVAVMDGITMGGGVGLSAHGGVRVVTERSTVAMPETRIGLVPDVGGSLLLAEAPGELGTHLALTAASMGPGDALLCGFADHFVPTSRLAEFTGSLARLDPAEAVRTFAADAPPSELAAQREWIDACYGADTVEEILDRLLSSGVPEAKEAAEQIRAKSPTSLKVTLAALRRARALGSLAQVLDQEYRVSCAALEAPDLVEGIRAQVVDKDRDPRWSPAGLAEVGEAEVARFFAPRGGDELGLG; this is encoded by the coding sequence ATGACGACCGATGTACTGCTGCACACGGACGGCAGGGCGGGCCGTATCGTCCTCAACCGGCCCCGGGCGCTCAACGCACTCACCCACGAGATGCTGCTCACCGTCCGGCAGGCCCTGGAGACCTGGGCCGCGGACGACGCGGTCGCCACCGTCGTCCTGACCGGTGCGGGCGAGCGCGGGCTGTGCGCGGGGGCGGACATCCGGGCGCTCCACGACGACGCCAAGGCCGGCGGAGCGGGCGCGCGGTCGTTCTTCCGGGACGAGTACCTGCTCAACCACCGGATCTCGCAGTACCCCAAGCCGTACGTGGCCGTCATGGACGGCATCACCATGGGCGGCGGGGTCGGCCTCTCCGCCCACGGCGGCGTACGGGTCGTCACCGAGCGCTCCACCGTGGCCATGCCGGAGACCCGGATCGGCCTGGTGCCCGATGTCGGCGGCAGCCTGCTGCTCGCCGAGGCACCGGGTGAGCTCGGCACCCACCTCGCCCTGACCGCCGCCTCGATGGGACCGGGGGACGCGCTGCTGTGCGGCTTCGCGGACCACTTCGTGCCCACCTCCCGGCTCGCGGAGTTCACCGGGTCCCTGGCCCGGCTGGACCCGGCCGAGGCCGTCCGGACGTTCGCGGCCGACGCACCGCCGTCCGAACTGGCCGCCCAGCGCGAGTGGATCGACGCCTGCTACGGCGCCGACACCGTGGAGGAGATCCTGGACCGCCTGCTGAGCAGCGGCGTCCCGGAGGCCAAGGAGGCCGCCGAGCAGATCAGGGCCAAGTCACCGACCTCCCTGAAGGTCACCCTGGCCGCCCTGCGGCGCGCTCGCGCCCTCGGCTCCCTGGCACAGGTCCTGGACCAGGAGTACCGCGTCTCCTGTGCTGCCCTCGAGGCGCCCGACCTGGTCGAGGGCATCCGCGCCCAGGTGGTCGACAAGGACCGGGATCCCCGCTGGTCCCCGGCCGGCCTCGCCGAGGTCGGCGAGGCCGAGGTGGCCCGCTTCTTCGCCCCGCGCGGCGGCGACGAGCTGGGCCTCGGGTGA
- a CDS encoding dihydrofolate reductase family protein, whose translation MRKIVLMMSVSLDGFFEGPDREIDWHLVDDELHSYFNEQLRALGAFLSGRVTHELMAGFWPTADSDPSSTGPMVEFARIWREKPKIVYSRTLERADWNTTIVREVDVEEIRALKAQPGGDLALSGADLAAAFRQHDLIDEYHLCVHPVLIGRGKPLFRPSDARTDLRLAETRAFGNGVVLLRYQRAEASSPG comes from the coding sequence GTGAGAAAGATCGTGCTGATGATGTCGGTGTCCCTCGACGGGTTCTTCGAGGGACCGGACCGCGAGATCGACTGGCACCTGGTCGACGACGAGCTGCACAGCTACTTCAACGAACAGCTCAGGGCGTTGGGCGCGTTCCTGAGCGGACGGGTCACCCATGAGCTGATGGCCGGGTTCTGGCCGACCGCCGACAGTGACCCCTCGAGTACCGGGCCCATGGTGGAGTTCGCCCGCATCTGGCGGGAGAAGCCCAAGATCGTGTACTCCCGGACCCTGGAGCGCGCCGACTGGAACACCACCATCGTGCGGGAGGTCGACGTCGAGGAGATCCGGGCGCTCAAGGCGCAGCCCGGCGGAGATCTGGCCCTCAGTGGTGCCGACCTCGCCGCGGCCTTCCGGCAGCACGACCTGATCGACGAGTACCACCTCTGCGTCCACCCGGTCCTCATCGGACGGGGCAAGCCCCTGTTCCGGCCCTCGGACGCCAGGACCGATCTCCGGTTGGCCGAGACCCGGGCCTTCGGCAACGGGGTCGTCCTCCTCCGCTACCAGCGTGCCGAGGCCTCCTCGCCGGGGTGA
- the fahA gene encoding fumarylacetoacetase, protein MTTWIASAQDSPFGLHNLPYGVFTAPDQPGRRRIGVAVGDFVLDAGAAARAVGEPSVLLDADSLNPLLAAGRPTWTAVRASLTAWLSDEAHRPAISPCLLERGDVELHLPFEVADYVDFYASEHHATNLGKIFRPGSEPLTPNWKHLPIGYHGRAGTVVVSGTPIVRPHGQRKAPTDPLPSFGPSRRLDIEAEVGFVVGAPTELGTPVPLADFRDHVFGVCLLNDWSARDIQAWEYVPLGPFLGKSFATSVSPWVVPLDALEHARVTPPARDVEPLPYLDDRAGEPWGLDIALEVRLNGHLVSRPPFAEMYWTAAQQLAHLTVNGASLRAGDLYASGTVSGPEADTRGALIELTWNGENPVKLPDGTTRTFLETGDEVTITATAPGPDGTRLSFGEVTGRIVP, encoded by the coding sequence TTGACCACCTGGATCGCCTCCGCGCAGGACTCGCCGTTCGGCCTGCACAACCTCCCGTACGGCGTCTTCACCGCCCCCGACCAGCCCGGGCGCCGCCGGATCGGCGTCGCCGTCGGGGACTTCGTCCTGGACGCGGGCGCCGCCGCCCGCGCCGTGGGCGAGCCCTCGGTGCTCCTCGACGCGGACTCGCTCAACCCGCTGCTGGCGGCAGGCCGTCCGACCTGGACGGCCGTGCGCGCCTCGCTCACGGCCTGGCTGAGCGACGAGGCCCACCGGCCCGCGATCAGCCCGTGCCTGCTCGAGCGCGGGGACGTCGAGCTGCACCTCCCCTTCGAGGTCGCCGACTACGTCGACTTCTACGCCTCCGAGCACCACGCGACCAACCTGGGCAAGATCTTCCGGCCCGGCTCGGAGCCGCTGACGCCCAACTGGAAGCACCTGCCCATCGGTTACCACGGCCGCGCGGGCACGGTGGTGGTCTCCGGCACCCCGATCGTCCGCCCGCACGGGCAGCGCAAGGCGCCCACCGACCCGCTGCCGTCCTTCGGCCCCTCGCGCCGGCTCGACATCGAGGCCGAGGTCGGCTTCGTGGTCGGCGCGCCGACCGAGCTCGGCACCCCGGTGCCGCTGGCGGACTTCCGCGACCACGTCTTCGGCGTCTGCCTGCTCAACGACTGGTCGGCGCGGGACATCCAGGCCTGGGAGTACGTGCCGCTGGGCCCCTTCCTCGGCAAGTCCTTCGCCACCTCCGTCTCCCCCTGGGTGGTGCCGCTGGACGCCCTGGAGCACGCCCGGGTCACCCCGCCGGCGCGCGACGTCGAGCCGCTCCCCTACCTCGACGACCGGGCGGGCGAGCCCTGGGGACTGGACATCGCCCTCGAGGTACGGCTCAACGGGCACCTCGTCTCGCGGCCCCCGTTCGCCGAGATGTACTGGACGGCAGCCCAGCAGCTGGCCCACCTCACGGTCAACGGCGCCAGCCTGCGCGCGGGCGACCTGTACGCCTCCGGCACGGTCAGCGGCCCGGAGGCCGACACCCGCGGCGCACTGATCGAGCTCACCTGGAACGGCGAGAACCCCGTCAAGCTCCCCGACGGCACCACCCGCACCTTCCTGGAGACCGGCGACGAGGTCACCATCACCGCCACTGCCCCCGGCCCGGACGGCACCCGCCTGTCCTTCGGCGAGGTCACCGGCCGCATCGTCCCCTGA
- a CDS encoding homogentisate 1,2-dioxygenase: protein MAHYRQLGNIPPKRHTQHRTPEGGLYYEELMGEEGFFSDSSLLYHRGIPSAIVDARPWELPDQATTPNLPLIPRHLKLHELFQGEEWKDTDVVAGRRLVLGNGDVRISYVVAGAPSELYRNGLGDECVYVESGSAVLETVFGTLEVGQGDYVIIPRATTHRWVPGADEPLRAYCIEANSHITPPKRYLSRFGQLLEHAPYCERDLRGPVGPLLVDETDVDVLVKHRGSSGVVGTRYTVPHHPFDVVGWDGCLYPYAFNISDFEPITGRIHQPPPAHQVFEGNNFVICNFVPRKVDYHPLSIPVPYYHSNVDSDEVMFYCGGNYEARKGSGIGQGSISLHPGGHTHGPQPGAYERSIGAEFFDELAVMVDTFRPLELGEGATASEDPGYAWTWSGGRGPR from the coding sequence ATGGCGCACTACCGGCAGCTGGGCAACATCCCGCCCAAGCGGCACACCCAGCACCGCACCCCCGAAGGCGGGCTGTACTACGAGGAGTTGATGGGCGAGGAGGGGTTCTTCTCGGACTCCTCCCTGCTCTACCACCGGGGCATCCCCTCGGCGATCGTGGACGCCCGGCCGTGGGAGCTGCCGGACCAGGCCACCACGCCGAACCTGCCGCTGATCCCCCGCCACCTCAAGCTCCACGAGCTCTTCCAGGGCGAGGAGTGGAAGGACACCGACGTCGTCGCCGGACGGCGGCTGGTGCTCGGCAACGGGGACGTGCGGATCAGCTACGTGGTCGCCGGTGCGCCGAGCGAGCTGTACCGCAACGGGCTCGGCGACGAGTGCGTGTACGTGGAGTCGGGCTCGGCCGTCCTGGAGACGGTGTTCGGCACGCTGGAGGTCGGCCAGGGGGACTATGTGATCATCCCCCGGGCCACCACCCACCGCTGGGTGCCGGGCGCGGACGAGCCGCTGCGCGCGTACTGCATCGAGGCGAACAGCCACATCACGCCGCCCAAGCGCTACCTCTCGCGCTTCGGGCAGCTGCTGGAGCACGCGCCGTACTGCGAACGCGACCTGCGCGGTCCGGTCGGGCCGCTGCTGGTCGACGAGACGGACGTCGACGTGCTGGTCAAGCACCGGGGGTCGAGCGGGGTGGTCGGCACCCGGTACACGGTGCCGCACCACCCGTTCGACGTGGTCGGCTGGGACGGCTGCCTCTACCCGTACGCCTTCAACATCAGCGACTTCGAGCCGATCACCGGGCGGATCCACCAGCCGCCGCCGGCCCACCAGGTCTTCGAGGGCAACAACTTCGTGATCTGCAACTTCGTACCGCGCAAGGTGGACTACCACCCGCTGTCGATCCCGGTGCCGTACTACCACTCCAACGTGGACAGCGACGAGGTCATGTTCTACTGCGGCGGCAACTACGAGGCCCGCAAGGGCTCCGGCATCGGCCAGGGCTCGATCTCGCTGCACCCCGGCGGCCACACCCACGGGCCGCAGCCGGGTGCGTACGAGCGCAGCATCGGTGCCGAGTTCTTCGACGAGCTGGCGGTGATGGTGGACACCTTCCGTCCGCTGGAGCTCGGCGAGGGCGCGACCGCGAGCGAGGACCCGGGCTACGCGTGGACGTGGTCGGGCGGACGGGGGCCCCGGTGA
- the hppD gene encoding 4-hydroxyphenylpyruvate dioxygenase, whose amino-acid sequence MVGLVEHDAAADPFPVIAQDAVVFVVGNATQTAHFYQAVFGMELVAYSGPETGRRDRKAFVLRSGSCRFVIKGGVAPDSPLLDHHRRHGDGVVDLALEVPDVDKCIEHARATGATVLEEPNDVSDEHGTVRRAAIATYGETRHTLIDRSRYHGPYLPGFVAAATRVQRPEGHPKRLFQALDHAVGNVELGKMDEWVAFYNRVMGFENMAEFVGDDIATEYSALMSKVVASGNHRVKFPLNEPAIAKKKSQIDEYLEFYGGPGCQHLALATNDILTTVDILRANGVEFLSTPDSYYDDPELRARIGKVRVEVEELKKRGILVDRDEDGYLLQIFTKPQGDRPTVFFEFIERHGSLGFGKGNFKALFESLEREQDRRGNL is encoded by the coding sequence CTGGTGGGCCTGGTCGAGCACGACGCGGCTGCCGACCCCTTCCCGGTCATCGCCCAGGACGCGGTCGTCTTCGTCGTCGGCAACGCCACCCAGACGGCGCACTTCTACCAGGCCGTCTTCGGCATGGAGCTGGTCGCCTACTCCGGCCCCGAGACCGGCCGCCGCGACCGCAAGGCGTTCGTCCTGCGCTCCGGCTCCTGCCGCTTCGTCATCAAGGGCGGGGTCGCCCCGGACAGCCCGCTGCTGGACCACCACCGCCGCCACGGCGACGGCGTGGTCGACCTGGCGCTCGAGGTGCCGGACGTCGACAAGTGCATCGAGCACGCCCGCGCGACCGGGGCGACCGTGCTGGAGGAGCCGAACGACGTCTCGGACGAGCACGGCACCGTCCGCCGCGCCGCGATCGCCACGTACGGCGAGACCCGCCACACGCTGATCGACCGCTCCCGCTACCACGGCCCGTACCTGCCCGGCTTCGTCGCCGCCGCGACCCGCGTGCAGCGCCCCGAGGGCCACCCCAAGCGGCTGTTCCAGGCCCTGGACCACGCGGTGGGCAACGTCGAGCTCGGCAAGATGGACGAGTGGGTCGCCTTCTACAACCGCGTCATGGGCTTCGAGAACATGGCCGAGTTCGTCGGCGACGACATCGCCACCGAGTACTCCGCCCTGATGAGCAAGGTCGTCGCCAGCGGCAACCACCGGGTGAAGTTCCCGCTCAACGAGCCGGCCATCGCCAAGAAGAAGTCGCAGATCGACGAGTACCTGGAGTTCTACGGCGGCCCGGGCTGCCAGCACCTGGCGCTCGCCACCAACGACATCCTCACCACCGTGGACATCCTGCGGGCCAACGGCGTGGAGTTCCTCTCCACCCCGGACTCGTACTACGACGACCCCGAGCTGCGCGCCCGGATCGGCAAGGTGCGGGTGGAGGTCGAGGAGCTCAAGAAGCGCGGCATTCTGGTCGACCGTGATGAGGACGGCTACCTGCTGCAGATCTTCACCAAGCCGCAGGGCGACCGGCCGACGGTGTTCTTCGAGTTCATCGAGCGGCATGGTTCGCTGGGCTTCGGCAAGGGCAACTTCAAGGCGCTCTTCGAGTCGCTGGAGCGCGAGCAGGACCGGCGCGGCAACCTCTGA
- a CDS encoding 3-dehydroquinate synthase family protein, which produces MAHSTDLDRVLQSGGAHYRLRVRSGDHAWDELARELAALDADRFVVLADGGVPPELLARVPAQVLRIPGACTLQTVELLAEQLLQAGATRRTVLLAVGGEQAGGVAGLLAGLLFQGLRLVHLPTTLAAMCGSALSLRHLLPSGVLGTHHAPELVWNQLDLLRARPVDELRSDLAELIRNVLAVCPAHYDRVAAILHPDARYGLRDLASFIAVCADARAAVTAYDPLERGPARVLEYGRTLGRGIGLLTALRPGCADGLGMLASARTAVHLGLLDAADERAHRELLLRNGSPVTLPRSVDLDALPSAVRLATARSGEPGLVLLRALGRPHCVGGDLLTRVDEDALRAGLEACRPAAAPRSRPALVLAPADR; this is translated from the coding sequence ATGGCTCACTCCACCGACCTGGACCGCGTGCTGCAGTCCGGCGGCGCCCACTACCGCCTGCGGGTGCGCAGCGGCGACCACGCCTGGGACGAACTGGCCCGGGAGCTGGCCGCGCTGGACGCCGACCGGTTCGTCGTCCTCGCCGACGGAGGCGTCCCGCCGGAGCTGCTCGCCCGGGTACCGGCGCAGGTGCTCCGGATCCCCGGGGCCTGCACCCTGCAGACCGTCGAGCTGCTCGCGGAGCAGTTGCTCCAGGCCGGAGCCACCCGGCGGACCGTCCTTCTCGCCGTCGGGGGCGAGCAGGCCGGCGGCGTCGCCGGTCTCCTTGCCGGACTGCTGTTCCAGGGGCTGCGGCTGGTCCACCTGCCGACCACGCTGGCGGCGATGTGCGGCTCGGCACTCTCGCTGCGGCACCTCCTGCCCTCGGGCGTGCTCGGCACCCACCACGCCCCCGAACTGGTGTGGAACCAGCTGGACCTGCTGCGGGCCAGGCCGGTCGACGAGCTGCGCTCCGATCTCGCCGAGCTGATCAGGAACGTACTGGCGGTCTGCCCGGCCCACTACGACCGGGTCGCCGCCATCCTGCACCCCGACGCCCGGTACGGGCTGCGCGACCTGGCCTCCTTCATCGCGGTCTGCGCCGACGCGCGGGCCGCCGTCACCGCTTACGACCCGCTCGAACGCGGTCCTGCCCGGGTCCTGGAGTACGGCCGCACCCTCGGCCGGGGCATCGGGCTGCTCACCGCGCTGCGCCCGGGCTGTGCGGACGGCCTCGGGATGCTCGCGTCAGCCCGTACCGCCGTCCACCTCGGCCTGCTCGACGCGGCGGACGAGCGGGCCCACCGGGAGCTGCTGCTGCGCAACGGATCACCCGTCACCCTGCCCCGGAGCGTGGATCTCGACGCGCTCCCGTCCGCCGTCCGCCTCGCCACCGCCCGCAGCGGGGAGCCGGGCCTGGTCCTTCTCAGGGCGCTCGGCCGGCCGCACTGCGTGGGCGGCGACCTGCTGACCCGGGTGGACGAGGACGCCCTGCGGGCCGGCCTCGAGGCCTGCCGTCCCGCCGCGGCCCCGCGCAGCCGCCCCGCACTCGTCCTCGCCCCGGCCGACCGCTGA
- a CDS encoding M28 family metallopeptidase, with translation MRSSRLRRSALATGVAVTLATALLAPVAAEAAPRLTTPAAPDIPVANVKAHLAQLQSIATANGGNRAHGRAGYKASIDYVKGKLDAAGFTTTLQSFSYNGSTGWNLIADWPGGDTTHVVMAGSHLDSVTGGPGINDNGSGSAGILEVALAVSRAGLQPTKHLRFGWWGAEEYGMVGSKNYVNSLPSSERSKIDAYLNFDMIGSPNPGYFVYDDDAKLDSLLKDYFTGVGIATEPETEGDGRSDHAPFKNAGIPVGGLFSGADYIKTSAQASKWGGTSGKAFDACYHSSCDTSANLDDTALDRNSDAIAYAIWTLGTETAPPPGTSFENTADVSIPDAGAAVESPIAVTGRTGNAPSTLKVGVDIKHTWRGDLVVDLVAPDGSTYRLKNSSGNDSADNVIATYTVNASSEVANGTWKLRVQDVAAQDTGHIDSWKLTF, from the coding sequence CTGCGGTCATCCCGCTTACGCCGGTCCGCCCTTGCGACCGGGGTGGCCGTAACCCTGGCCACCGCCCTGCTCGCACCCGTCGCCGCCGAGGCGGCACCACGTCTGACCACGCCGGCTGCACCGGACATCCCGGTTGCCAACGTCAAGGCGCACCTCGCCCAACTCCAGTCGATCGCCACCGCCAACGGCGGCAACCGCGCCCACGGACGGGCCGGGTACAAGGCCTCGATCGACTATGTGAAGGGCAAGTTGGACGCAGCCGGCTTCACCACCACGCTGCAGTCCTTCAGTTACAACGGTTCGACCGGCTGGAACCTGATAGCCGACTGGCCGGGCGGCGACACCACGCACGTGGTGATGGCCGGATCCCACCTCGACTCCGTCACCGGCGGCCCCGGCATCAACGACAACGGCTCCGGCTCCGCGGGCATCCTGGAGGTCGCCCTGGCCGTCTCGCGGGCCGGGCTGCAGCCCACGAAGCACCTGCGGTTCGGGTGGTGGGGTGCCGAGGAGTACGGCATGGTCGGCTCCAAGAACTACGTCAACAGCCTGCCGAGCAGCGAGCGTTCGAAGATCGACGCCTACCTCAACTTCGACATGATCGGCTCGCCCAACCCCGGGTACTTCGTCTATGACGACGACGCCAAGCTGGACTCGCTCCTCAAGGACTACTTCACCGGCGTCGGCATCGCCACCGAGCCGGAGACCGAGGGTGACGGCCGCTCCGACCACGCCCCGTTCAAGAATGCCGGCATCCCGGTCGGCGGCCTGTTCAGCGGCGCCGACTACATCAAGACGAGCGCTCAGGCGAGCAAGTGGGGCGGTACCTCGGGCAAGGCCTTCGATGCCTGTTACCACTCGTCCTGCGACACCTCGGCCAACCTCGACGACACCGCCCTGGACCGCAACAGCGACGCCATCGCGTACGCGATCTGGACGCTCGGCACCGAGACCGCACCCCCGCCCGGCACCAGTTTCGAGAACACCGCCGACGTCTCGATCCCCGATGCGGGCGCGGCCGTGGAGTCCCCGATCGCCGTGACCGGCCGGACGGGCAACGCGCCGTCGACCCTCAAGGTGGGCGTGGACATCAAGCACACCTGGCGCGGCGACCTGGTCGTGGACCTGGTGGCCCCGGACGGCAGCACGTACCGGCTGAAGAACTCCAGCGGCAACGACTCGGCCGACAACGTGATCGCCACCTACACGGTCAACGCCTCGAGCGAAGTCGCCAACGGCACCTGGAAGTTGCGCGTCCAGGACGTCGCTGCGCAGGACACCGGCCACATCGACAGCTGGAAGCTCACCTTCTGA
- a CDS encoding acyl-CoA dehydrogenase — protein sequence MLFNPRTYDPVQFDDTTRRLLRATVDWFESRGKKALIDTYIDRSWYGDFLEFAAKEGLFAEFLTPSSADGSKRWDTARIAELNEILGFYGLGYWYTWQVTILGLGPVWQSENEAVRARAARLLTEGHVMAFGLSERTHGADIYSTDMILTPDGEGGFTASGSKYYIGNGNVAGLVSVFGRRSDVEGPEGYVFFAADSRHEAYHLVKNVVNSQMYVSEFRLDEYPVRAEDVLHTGKAAFDAALNTVNVGKFNLCTASIGICEHAMYEAVTHAHNRVLYGKKVTDFPHVRRELTDAYARLTAMKLFSDRAVDYFRSASAEDRRYLLFNPMTKMKVTTEGEKVIDLMWDVIAAKGFEADTYFDKAARDIRGLPKLEGTVHVNLALILKFMANYLFNPAEYAPVPSRLDPADDAFLFQQGPARGLGAIRFHDWRTAYDAHAHLPNVARFREQADGLCTLLATHAPDAEQQQDLDFLLEIGQLFALVVYGHLVLEQAELTGVDADLLDGIFDVLVRDFSAHATELHGKSSTSEAQAAWALAHVRRPVADAERAARVWAQVEALSGAYEMQP from the coding sequence ATGCTCTTCAACCCGCGCACCTATGACCCGGTGCAGTTCGACGACACCACCCGCCGGCTGCTGCGCGCCACCGTCGACTGGTTCGAGTCGCGGGGCAAGAAGGCGCTGATCGACACCTACATCGACCGCTCCTGGTACGGGGACTTCCTGGAGTTCGCGGCGAAGGAGGGCCTCTTCGCGGAGTTCCTGACGCCGAGCTCGGCCGACGGCTCGAAGCGCTGGGACACGGCCAGGATCGCGGAGCTCAACGAGATCCTCGGCTTCTACGGCCTGGGCTACTGGTACACCTGGCAGGTCACCATCCTGGGCCTCGGCCCGGTCTGGCAGAGCGAGAACGAGGCCGTCCGGGCCCGGGCTGCCCGGCTTCTGACGGAGGGTCACGTGATGGCCTTCGGTCTCTCCGAGCGGACCCACGGCGCCGACATCTACTCGACCGACATGATCCTCACCCCGGACGGCGAGGGCGGCTTCACGGCCAGCGGCTCCAAGTACTACATCGGCAACGGCAACGTGGCCGGCCTGGTCTCGGTCTTCGGCCGCCGCTCCGACGTCGAGGGCCCGGAGGGCTACGTCTTCTTCGCCGCCGACAGCCGGCACGAGGCGTACCACCTGGTGAAGAACGTGGTGAACTCGCAGATGTACGTCAGCGAGTTCCGCCTCGACGAGTACCCGGTCCGGGCCGAGGACGTGCTGCACACCGGCAAGGCCGCCTTCGACGCCGCGCTGAACACCGTCAACGTCGGCAAGTTCAACCTCTGCACGGCGTCCATCGGCATCTGCGAGCACGCGATGTACGAGGCCGTCACACACGCCCACAACCGGGTGCTGTACGGCAAGAAGGTGACCGACTTCCCGCACGTGCGGCGCGAGTTGACCGACGCGTACGCCCGCCTCACGGCGATGAAGCTGTTCAGCGACCGCGCCGTCGACTACTTCCGCTCGGCCTCCGCCGAGGACCGCCGCTACCTGCTCTTCAACCCGATGACCAAGATGAAGGTCACCACCGAGGGCGAGAAGGTCATCGACCTGATGTGGGACGTCATCGCGGCCAAGGGCTTCGAGGCGGACACCTACTTCGACAAGGCGGCGCGCGACATCCGCGGCCTGCCGAAGCTCGAGGGCACGGTCCACGTGAACCTCGCGCTGATCCTGAAGTTCATGGCCAACTACCTGTTCAACCCGGCCGAGTACGCGCCGGTGCCGAGCCGTCTCGACCCGGCCGACGACGCCTTCCTGTTCCAGCAGGGCCCGGCCCGGGGCCTGGGCGCGATCCGGTTCCACGACTGGCGCACGGCGTACGACGCGCACGCGCACCTGCCCAACGTGGCCCGCTTCCGCGAGCAGGCCGACGGGCTGTGCACGCTGCTCGCGACGCACGCACCGGACGCCGAGCAGCAGCAGGACCTGGACTTCCTGCTGGAGATCGGCCAGCTCTTCGCCCTCGTGGTCTACGGCCACCTGGTGCTGGAGCAGGCCGAGTTGACCGGTGTCGACGCCGACCTGCTGGACGGGATCTTCGACGTCCTGGTGCGCGACTTCTCCGCCCACGCCACCGAGCTGCACGGCAAGAGCTCGACCAGCGAGGCGCAGGCCGCCTGGGCGCTGGCCCACGTCCGCCGGCCGGTCGCGGACGCCGAGCGCGCGGCCCGGGTCTGGGCCCAGGTCGAGGCGCTGTCCGGCGCCTACGAGATGCAGCCGTAG
- a CDS encoding PadR family transcriptional regulator, translating to MALEHAILVSLLEQPGSGYELARRFDRSIGRFWTATHQQIYRVLRRMEADGWIAAEEVAQEGRPDKKVYSAAGAGRDALSAWLREPVEPETVRHELAVKIRAAAFDVPAALVSLTAEVERHRESHAALLARYLTGERRDFPDPSALTAQQELQHVVLRGGIEYERMTLAWLDDVLATLHRLAN from the coding sequence ATGGCCCTAGAGCACGCGATCCTCGTCTCCCTGCTGGAGCAGCCCGGTTCCGGGTACGAGCTGGCGCGGCGCTTCGACCGCTCGATCGGCCGCTTCTGGACCGCCACCCACCAGCAGATCTACCGGGTGCTGCGGCGGATGGAGGCGGACGGCTGGATCGCCGCCGAGGAGGTCGCCCAGGAGGGCCGGCCGGACAAGAAGGTCTACTCGGCCGCCGGGGCGGGCCGCGACGCCCTGTCGGCCTGGCTGCGCGAGCCCGTCGAGCCGGAGACCGTCCGGCACGAACTCGCCGTCAAGATCCGCGCCGCCGCCTTCGACGTCCCCGCCGCGCTGGTCTCGCTGACCGCCGAGGTCGAGCGGCACCGGGAGAGCCACGCCGCCCTGCTGGCCCGCTACCTCACCGGCGAGCGGCGCGACTTCCCGGACCCGTCCGCGCTCACCGCCCAGCAGGAGCTGCAGCACGTGGTCCTGCGCGGCGGCATCGAGTACGAGCGGATGACCCTCGCCTGGCTGGACGACGTGCTCGCCACGCTCCACCGCCTCGCCAACTGA